One Bufo gargarizans isolate SCDJY-AF-19 chromosome 3, ASM1485885v1, whole genome shotgun sequence DNA segment encodes these proteins:
- the LOC122930389 gene encoding E3 ubiquitin-protein ligase TRIM8-like yields MASAGLRRGLECSICFNFYTNPVTLRCGHKFCRDCIDQVPNTLDGSGVYACPECRAQFQERPALQKNITLCRLVKIFQFTQPHQEETKMWCTYCVDYPVPAVKSCLHCEASLCDKHLRFHSKSAEHVLTEASTSLKNRKCSIHKKILEYYCTSDATCICVSCCLIGEHQGHEIKSLDEASEIGKKKLRNGLQKLITKREEIEERVWSLEDCWRKAKVKAAGKAESVTALFIDIRRRIDDVEKRIMTEFSRQEEQVSLSLSSLIHKLEINMEQLSRLMRYIEEVCNITDPLIFLRALDTRNLCDPEEEEGVEDTLTHDGGDWGAELISRISQTLSDIIRDINVTFSCRGSCRHITGCKHGC; encoded by the coding sequence ATGGCATCTGCTGGTCTGAGAAGAGGACTGGAATGTTCCATCTGTTTTAACTTTTATACCAATCCTGTAACCCTGAGATGTGGACACAAGTTCTGCCGGGACTGTATTGATCAAGTCCCGAATACACTGGACGGGTCTGGAGTTTATGCCTGTCCTGAATGTAGAGCACAGTTTCAGGAGCGTCCTGCACTGCAGAAGAACATAACTCTGTGTAGGTTAGTGAAGATTTTCCAGTTTACTCAGCCACATCAGGAGGAAACCAAAATGTGGTGCACTTACTGCGTAGACTATCCTGTACCTGCTGTTAAATCctgtctgcactgtgaagcttCTCTATGTGATAAACACCTGAGGTTTCACAGCAAGTCAGCAGAACATGTCCTAACTGAAGCCAGCACATCCCTGAAGAACAGGAAATGCTCCATCCATAAGAAGATTCTGGAATATTACTGCACCAGCGATGCCACTTGCATTTGTGTGTCCTGTTGTCTGATTGGAGAACATCAGGGGCATGAAATAAAGTCTCTAGATGAGGCTTCTGAGATAGGAAAAAAGAAACTTAGAAATGGTCTGCAGAAACTGATCACAAAGAGAGAGGAGATTGAGGAAAGAGTCTGGAGTCTAGAGGACTGTTGGAGAAAAGCTAAAGTAAAAGCAGCTGGAAAAGCAGAGAGTGTCACTGCCCTGTTTATAGACATTAGAAGACGGATAGATGATGTGGAGAAGAGGATCATGACTGAGTTCTCCAGGCAGGAAGAGCAGGTGTCACTGTCGCTCTCCTCTCTGATCCACAAGTTAGAAATAAATATGGAACAGCTCTCTAGGTTGATGAGGTACATTGAGGAGGTGTGTAACATAACTGATCctcttatttttttgcgggcatTAGACACACGTAACTTGTGCGatccagaggaggaggaaggtgTTGAAGACACCCTGACACATGATGGAGGTGATTGGGGTGCGGAGTTGATCTCTCGCATATCACAGACATTATCTGATATAataagagatataaatgtaacttTCAGTTGCAGAGGGTCCTGCAGacatattactggatgtaaacaCGGCTGCTAA